A window of Citrus sinensis cultivar Valencia sweet orange chromosome 7, DVS_A1.0, whole genome shotgun sequence contains these coding sequences:
- the LOC102608177 gene encoding putative glucose-6-phosphate 1-epimerase produces the protein MATASMPFSLPSLNYRAVRVGRVNRKQGVAFATMNKETLGVRVTEGEGSLPKVVLTSAGGSEAELYLFGGCVTSWKASNDKDLLFVRPDAVFNKKKPISGGVPHCFPQFGPGPMQQHGFARNMDWSILDSENVEGNPVITLELKDGPYSRAMWDFSFRALFKVILNTKSISTELTITNTDNKPFSFSSALHTYFRASVTGASVKGLKGCKTLNKDPDPKNPMEGKEERDRVTFPGFVDCIYLDAPSVVHLDNGLGDTITIRNTNWSDAVLWNPHLQMEACYKDFVCVENAKIGKVQLEPEQSWTAKQHLSIN, from the exons AAAACAAGGTGTGGCCTTTGCAACAATGAATAAAGAAACTTTAGGAGTGCGAGTGACAGAAGGTGAAGGCAGTTTGCCCAAGGTTGTGCTTACTTCTGCTGGCGGTAG TGAAGCTGAGCTATATCTGTTTGGAGGATGTGTTACATCGTGGAAAGCTTCTAATGACAAAGATCTCCTTTTTGTTAGACCTGATGCTgtttttaacaagaaaaaaccTATCAg TGGAGGAGTTCCACATTGCTTCCCACAGTTTGGACCTGGCCCAATGCAGCAG CATGGATTTGCAAGGAATATGGATTGGTCCATTCTTGACTCAGAAAATGTGGAAGGAAATCCTGTTATAACTCTGGAGCTAAAGGATGGTCCTTACAGTCGTGCCATGTGGGATTTCAGTTTTCGAGCTTTATTCAAG gtCATTCTAAATACCAAGAGTATTTCTACAGAGTTGACCATCACAAACACAGACAACAAGCCATTTTCGTTTAGTTCTGCTTTGCACACATACTTCAGG GCTTCTGTCACAGGAGCATCTGTGAAAGGTTTGAAAGGTTgcaaaactttaaataaagaCCCAGATCCTAAAAATCCAATGGAGGGAAAGGAGGAAAG GGATAGGGTCACTTTTCCTGGATTTGTAGATTGCATTTACCTTGATGCCCCGAGTGTGGTACACCTTGACAATGGCTTGGGTGATACAATAACTATCCGCAATACAAA TTGGTCAGATGCTGTTTTATGGAACCCACATCTGCAGATGGAAGCATGCTACAAAGATTTTGTTTGCGTTGAAAATGCTAAG ATTGGAAAAGTCCAGCTAGAGCCAGAACAATCTTGGACGGCTAAGCAGCATCTCAGCATCAACTAA